One region of Malania oleifera isolate guangnan ecotype guangnan chromosome 6, ASM2987363v1, whole genome shotgun sequence genomic DNA includes:
- the LOC131157566 gene encoding receptor-like protein 15 isoform X2: MEGTGALLVRKKCNSSLWASKIVVVLLLFLLLTYSHGGRSSSSSSSSGRGCHAEERKALLRIKDFVKSNWLSSSSSSTTDIFPSWVAGEAESNDCCKWERVKCNATTGRLMDLSLFNINNITYYERLECIRCDKWLLNASLFLPFQDLTTLNLSFNPISGFLPNQELSSLKNLETLDLSQNFFFYSFAMQDSKRLSKLSKLSYLDLSSNGFSQSVLKLLRVLQALRYLSLEANSIIGQLSDLDTLAFRNLEVLNLGDNFLSGSIPPSIRALPSLKALSLARTKINGSLPPDLCELNKLQELDLSENNLEGTVPPCLNNLKNLRLLDLSKNQFTGKLYESLISGLTAMEYIDFSNNCFEGIFSFSSFANHSKLEVVRFHSFSHKFQVETDLSIWVPKFQLKVLNLSNCNLNRLSGGHIPKFLWGQYKLRTIDLSNNNLTGHFPKLLLENNPRLEFLILRNNSLVGQFRLPPIASLDIDVSDNKLVGEIQSNIGEMLPQTRRLNVSRNAFEGRVPSSISNMSEIWGLDMSFNNFSGEVPKELLAACTQLEFLDLSHNMFHGHIFSKHLNISRISFLRLDHNHFSGTLCNLTDLNDLSILDISSNYLSGQIPHLLGSKHSLSILNMRKNLFSGQFSCENIPNEYLDISYNDLSGTLPSCSMCRDLQYLHLEGNRIGGSIPEAFLNFSKILSLNIRNNRLFGKIPSVIGSLSRLKVLLLSGNHLSGLMPNELCQLSEISIMDLSNNSLSGSIPHCFSNITFGNLGADRFSFSEILEFTSTRSSNWKSRGLLKGHKDVTVVIQYYAWQEEVGFVTKSIFRTYKGGILNNMSGLDLSCNNLTGEIPYELGNLSSIHAMNLSRNRFSGPIPSAFSNLCQIESLDLSYNRLNGEIPSILVDLTFLAVFNVVYNNLSGRVPDKGQFLTFDASSFVGNPFLCGQVLKKNCSPIVESPHSPDKSDGKWYKVDPVTFFASFTASYVTFFLGVIAILYVNPTWQQRLFYLVEEWFFLCFYFFYDAIRKFVARMR, translated from the exons ATGGAGGGCACTGGTGCTCTGCTGGTTAGGAAGAAGTGTAACTCTTCTCTTTGGGCATCGAAGATAGTTGTAGTACTGCTATTGTTCTTGCTTCTTACCTATAGCCATGGaggaagaagcagcagcagcagcagcagcagcggcAGAGGTTGCCACGCAGAAGAGAGGAAGGCTCTATTACGCATAAAGGACTTCGTCAAGTCCAACTGGCTtagttcttcttcttcgtctACTACTGATATTTTTCCTTCATGGGTGGCTGGGGAAGCAGAGAGTAATGACTGCTGTAAGTGGGAAAGGGTAAAGTGCAACGCCACTACTGGACGGCTCATGGACCTCTCCCTCTTTAATATCAACAACATAACCTATTATGAACGTTTAGAATGCATACGTTGTGACAAATGGCTTTTGAATGCCTCCCTCTTTCTCCCATTCCAGGACCTCACAACCCTTAATTTGTCTTTTAATCCCATCTCCGGCTTTCTTCCAAATCAAG AATTGTCATCTTTGAAGAACTTGGAAACGTTGGATCTAAGTCAAAATTTTTTCTTCTATTCCTTCGCTATGCAAG ATTCCAAAAGACTATCCAAGTTGAGCAAGCTAAGCTACCTTGATCTGAGCAGCAATGGTTTTTCCCAATCCGTATTAAAGCTTTTAAGGGTGCTCCAAGCTCTTAGATATCTATCTCTTGAGGCAAATTCAATTATTGGACAACTTTCTGACTTGG ATACATTAGCTTTTAGGAATTTGGAGGTCTTAAATTTGGGGGATAATTTTTTGAGTGGGAGTATTCCTCCAAGTATACGAGCATTACCTTCTCTCAAGGCTTTATCTTTGGCTCGCACTAAGATTAATGGTTCTTTACCTCCAG ATTTGTGTGAACTGAACAAACTTCAAGAGTTGGATCTTAGTGAAAACAATCTCGAAGGGACCGTTCCTCCATGTTTgaataatttgaaaaatcttaggCTTCTGGATCTCTCCAAGAATCAATTCACAGGGAAACTTTATGAATCTCTCATTTCCGGCCTAACAGCAATGGAGTACATTGATTTTAGCAACAATTGCTTCGAGGGCATATTCTCATTTAGCTCATTTGCAAATCATTCCAAGCTTGAGGTTGTTCGATTCCATAGTTTCAGTCACAAGTTCCAAGTGGAAACTGACTTATCAATTTGGGTTCCTAAATTTCAACTAAAGGTCCTTAATTTATCAAACTGCAACCTAAATAGACTCTCCGGTGGTCATATTCCAAAATTCCTTTGGGGCCAATACAAGTTAAGAACCATCGATCTTTCTAACAATAACTTGACAGGACATTTTCCCAAGCTGTTGCTAGAAAACAATCCAAGACTAGAATTCCTAATTCTTAGGAACAACTCTTTGGTGGGTCAATTTCGTTTGCCACCAATAGCTTCCTTGGATATTGATGTCTCAGACAATAAGCTGGTTGGTGAAATTCAGTCAAACATAGGGGAGATGCTTCCGCAAACAAGACGTCTAAACGTATCCAGAAATGCTTTTGAAGGACGTGTTCCATCCTCGATCAGCAACATGAGTGAGATTTGGGGATTAGACATGTCCTTCAACAATTTTTCAGGAGAGGTACCAAAAGAATTGCTTGCAGCTTGCACCCAGCTGGAGTTTTTGGATTTGTCTCACAATATGTTTCATGgtcatatattttcaaaacacttAAATATAAGCAGAATAAGTTTTCTGCGTCTGGACCACAACCACTTCTCTGGAACTCTATGCAATTTAACAGATTTGAATGATTTATCGATTTTAGATATTAGCAGCAATTACTTGTCTGGTCAGATTCCTCATTTGTTAGGCAGTAAACACTCATTGTCTATACTCAACATGCGGAAGAATCTATTCAGTGGTCAATTTTCATGTGAAAATATTCCTAACGAATATTTAGACATTTCTTATAATGATCTTTCGGGAACTTTACCTTCATGTTCAATGTGTCGAGATTTGCAATACTTGCATTTAGAAGGGAACAGAATTGGAGGATCAATACCAGAAGCTTTtctgaatttttcaaaaatattgtcACTAAACATTAGGAATAACCGTTTATTTGGAAAGATTCCAAGTGTGATTGGATCGCTTTCTAGATTAAAAGTCCTTTTGTTGAGTGGAAACCATTTGAGTGGACTAATGCCAAATGAGTTGTGTCAATTAAGTGAAATAAGCATAATGGATCTCTCCAATAACTCTCTTTCTGGGTCAATACCCCACTGCTTCAGCAACATCACTTTTGGAAATTTAGGGGCTGACCGATTCAGCTTTTCAGAAATTTTAGAATTCACGTCGACTCGATCTTCGAATTGGAAATCTAGAGGTTTACTGAAGGGGCACAAAGATGTTACGGTGGTAATTCAATATTATGCATGGCAAGAAGAAGTTGGTTTTGTCACAAAAAGCATATTCAGGACCTACAAGGGTGGGATCCTAAATAACATGTCTGGATTGGACTTGTCATGTAACAACCTCACAGGTGAAATCCCATATGAACTAGGAAATTTAAGTTCAATTCATGCAATGAACTTGTCCCGCAATCGATTTTCCGGTCCTATACCAAGCGCTTTCTCAAACCTATGCCAAATAGAGAGCTTGGACCTCTCTTACAACCGTTTGAATGGGGAAATCCCTTCAATACTTGTTGATCTAACCTTCTTGGCAGTGTTTAACGTGGTTTATAACAATTTATCAGGTAGAGTTCCAGACAAGGGGCAATTCTTGACATTCGACGCAAGTAGTTTCGTTGGAAATCCATTTCTTTGTGGGCAAGTACTGAAAAAAAATTGCAGCCCCATTGTTGAGTCACCTCACTCGCCAGACAAAAGCGATGGGAAATGGTATAAAGTGGATCCAGTGACCTTCTTTGCAAGTTTTACTGCTTCATACGTCACATTTTTCTTGGGGGTCATAGCTATTCTCTATGTCAATCCTACTTGGCAACAAAGGTTGTTCTATCTAGTTGAAGAATGGTTCTTTTTGTGcttctattttttttatgatgCTATTCGCAAGTTTGTAGCACGCATGCGCTGA
- the LOC131157566 gene encoding receptor-like protein 14 isoform X1, translating into MEGTGALLVRKKCNSSLWASKIVVVLLLFLLLTYSHGGRSSSSSSSSGRGCHAEERKALLRIKDFVKSNWLSSSSSSTTDIFPSWVAGEAESNDCCKWERVKCNATTGRLMDLSLFNINNITYYERLECIRCDKWLLNASLFLPFQDLTTLNLSFNPISGFLPNQGFEKLTSLKKLEILDLAYNYFYKRNIFRSLGQLTSLKTLILGHNALDGFFPIQELSSLKNLETLDLSQNFFFYSFAMQDSKRLSKLSKLSYLDLSSNGFSQSVLKLLRVLQALRYLSLEANSIIGQLSDLDTLAFRNLEVLNLGDNFLSGSIPPSIRALPSLKALSLARTKINGSLPPDLCELNKLQELDLSENNLEGTVPPCLNNLKNLRLLDLSKNQFTGKLYESLISGLTAMEYIDFSNNCFEGIFSFSSFANHSKLEVVRFHSFSHKFQVETDLSIWVPKFQLKVLNLSNCNLNRLSGGHIPKFLWGQYKLRTIDLSNNNLTGHFPKLLLENNPRLEFLILRNNSLVGQFRLPPIASLDIDVSDNKLVGEIQSNIGEMLPQTRRLNVSRNAFEGRVPSSISNMSEIWGLDMSFNNFSGEVPKELLAACTQLEFLDLSHNMFHGHIFSKHLNISRISFLRLDHNHFSGTLCNLTDLNDLSILDISSNYLSGQIPHLLGSKHSLSILNMRKNLFSGQFSCENIPNEYLDISYNDLSGTLPSCSMCRDLQYLHLEGNRIGGSIPEAFLNFSKILSLNIRNNRLFGKIPSVIGSLSRLKVLLLSGNHLSGLMPNELCQLSEISIMDLSNNSLSGSIPHCFSNITFGNLGADRFSFSEILEFTSTRSSNWKSRGLLKGHKDVTVVIQYYAWQEEVGFVTKSIFRTYKGGILNNMSGLDLSCNNLTGEIPYELGNLSSIHAMNLSRNRFSGPIPSAFSNLCQIESLDLSYNRLNGEIPSILVDLTFLAVFNVVYNNLSGRVPDKGQFLTFDASSFVGNPFLCGQVLKKNCSPIVESPHSPDKSDGKWYKVDPVTFFASFTASYVTFFLGVIAILYVNPTWQQRLFYLVEEWFFLCFYFFYDAIRKFVARMR; encoded by the exons ATGGAGGGCACTGGTGCTCTGCTGGTTAGGAAGAAGTGTAACTCTTCTCTTTGGGCATCGAAGATAGTTGTAGTACTGCTATTGTTCTTGCTTCTTACCTATAGCCATGGaggaagaagcagcagcagcagcagcagcagcggcAGAGGTTGCCACGCAGAAGAGAGGAAGGCTCTATTACGCATAAAGGACTTCGTCAAGTCCAACTGGCTtagttcttcttcttcgtctACTACTGATATTTTTCCTTCATGGGTGGCTGGGGAAGCAGAGAGTAATGACTGCTGTAAGTGGGAAAGGGTAAAGTGCAACGCCACTACTGGACGGCTCATGGACCTCTCCCTCTTTAATATCAACAACATAACCTATTATGAACGTTTAGAATGCATACGTTGTGACAAATGGCTTTTGAATGCCTCCCTCTTTCTCCCATTCCAGGACCTCACAACCCTTAATTTGTCTTTTAATCCCATCTCCGGCTTTCTTCCAAATCAAG GTTTTGAAAAATTAACAAGTTTGAAGAAGTTAGAAATCTTGGACTTGGCCTATAATTACTTTTACAAGAGAAACATCTTTCGATCACTTGGCCAACTGACTTCACTCAAGACTTTGATTCTTGGTCACAATGCTCTTGATGGATTCTTTCCGATCCAAG AATTGTCATCTTTGAAGAACTTGGAAACGTTGGATCTAAGTCAAAATTTTTTCTTCTATTCCTTCGCTATGCAAG ATTCCAAAAGACTATCCAAGTTGAGCAAGCTAAGCTACCTTGATCTGAGCAGCAATGGTTTTTCCCAATCCGTATTAAAGCTTTTAAGGGTGCTCCAAGCTCTTAGATATCTATCTCTTGAGGCAAATTCAATTATTGGACAACTTTCTGACTTGG ATACATTAGCTTTTAGGAATTTGGAGGTCTTAAATTTGGGGGATAATTTTTTGAGTGGGAGTATTCCTCCAAGTATACGAGCATTACCTTCTCTCAAGGCTTTATCTTTGGCTCGCACTAAGATTAATGGTTCTTTACCTCCAG ATTTGTGTGAACTGAACAAACTTCAAGAGTTGGATCTTAGTGAAAACAATCTCGAAGGGACCGTTCCTCCATGTTTgaataatttgaaaaatcttaggCTTCTGGATCTCTCCAAGAATCAATTCACAGGGAAACTTTATGAATCTCTCATTTCCGGCCTAACAGCAATGGAGTACATTGATTTTAGCAACAATTGCTTCGAGGGCATATTCTCATTTAGCTCATTTGCAAATCATTCCAAGCTTGAGGTTGTTCGATTCCATAGTTTCAGTCACAAGTTCCAAGTGGAAACTGACTTATCAATTTGGGTTCCTAAATTTCAACTAAAGGTCCTTAATTTATCAAACTGCAACCTAAATAGACTCTCCGGTGGTCATATTCCAAAATTCCTTTGGGGCCAATACAAGTTAAGAACCATCGATCTTTCTAACAATAACTTGACAGGACATTTTCCCAAGCTGTTGCTAGAAAACAATCCAAGACTAGAATTCCTAATTCTTAGGAACAACTCTTTGGTGGGTCAATTTCGTTTGCCACCAATAGCTTCCTTGGATATTGATGTCTCAGACAATAAGCTGGTTGGTGAAATTCAGTCAAACATAGGGGAGATGCTTCCGCAAACAAGACGTCTAAACGTATCCAGAAATGCTTTTGAAGGACGTGTTCCATCCTCGATCAGCAACATGAGTGAGATTTGGGGATTAGACATGTCCTTCAACAATTTTTCAGGAGAGGTACCAAAAGAATTGCTTGCAGCTTGCACCCAGCTGGAGTTTTTGGATTTGTCTCACAATATGTTTCATGgtcatatattttcaaaacacttAAATATAAGCAGAATAAGTTTTCTGCGTCTGGACCACAACCACTTCTCTGGAACTCTATGCAATTTAACAGATTTGAATGATTTATCGATTTTAGATATTAGCAGCAATTACTTGTCTGGTCAGATTCCTCATTTGTTAGGCAGTAAACACTCATTGTCTATACTCAACATGCGGAAGAATCTATTCAGTGGTCAATTTTCATGTGAAAATATTCCTAACGAATATTTAGACATTTCTTATAATGATCTTTCGGGAACTTTACCTTCATGTTCAATGTGTCGAGATTTGCAATACTTGCATTTAGAAGGGAACAGAATTGGAGGATCAATACCAGAAGCTTTtctgaatttttcaaaaatattgtcACTAAACATTAGGAATAACCGTTTATTTGGAAAGATTCCAAGTGTGATTGGATCGCTTTCTAGATTAAAAGTCCTTTTGTTGAGTGGAAACCATTTGAGTGGACTAATGCCAAATGAGTTGTGTCAATTAAGTGAAATAAGCATAATGGATCTCTCCAATAACTCTCTTTCTGGGTCAATACCCCACTGCTTCAGCAACATCACTTTTGGAAATTTAGGGGCTGACCGATTCAGCTTTTCAGAAATTTTAGAATTCACGTCGACTCGATCTTCGAATTGGAAATCTAGAGGTTTACTGAAGGGGCACAAAGATGTTACGGTGGTAATTCAATATTATGCATGGCAAGAAGAAGTTGGTTTTGTCACAAAAAGCATATTCAGGACCTACAAGGGTGGGATCCTAAATAACATGTCTGGATTGGACTTGTCATGTAACAACCTCACAGGTGAAATCCCATATGAACTAGGAAATTTAAGTTCAATTCATGCAATGAACTTGTCCCGCAATCGATTTTCCGGTCCTATACCAAGCGCTTTCTCAAACCTATGCCAAATAGAGAGCTTGGACCTCTCTTACAACCGTTTGAATGGGGAAATCCCTTCAATACTTGTTGATCTAACCTTCTTGGCAGTGTTTAACGTGGTTTATAACAATTTATCAGGTAGAGTTCCAGACAAGGGGCAATTCTTGACATTCGACGCAAGTAGTTTCGTTGGAAATCCATTTCTTTGTGGGCAAGTACTGAAAAAAAATTGCAGCCCCATTGTTGAGTCACCTCACTCGCCAGACAAAAGCGATGGGAAATGGTATAAAGTGGATCCAGTGACCTTCTTTGCAAGTTTTACTGCTTCATACGTCACATTTTTCTTGGGGGTCATAGCTATTCTCTATGTCAATCCTACTTGGCAACAAAGGTTGTTCTATCTAGTTGAAGAATGGTTCTTTTTGTGcttctattttttttatgatgCTATTCGCAAGTTTGTAGCACGCATGCGCTGA